TTCCTCGACGTCGGATTCGGCGACGCGCTTGACGGTGTGGCCCATTTCCTCGGCCACGAGCTGGGCGGTGTCGGCGTCGATCACATCGGTGATCTTGTGCATCGCGCCCTGCTTCATCAGCAGTCGGATGACGTCGACGCCCCGCTCGGTCATGCGGTTGGCGAGTTCCTGGATGGTGATCGTCTCCGGGATGATCACCTCGCGCATCACGCGTTCCTTGGCGACGTCCGAAGCACGGTGGCCGGTCATGCGCTGCACGCGCCGGCGGAAGGAGGCGAGCGAGCGGGTCCGCTCATCGTCTCCGCCGGTCGCGGTCGACAGCGTCAGGCGGCCGCGCGGCTTCTCGCCGACCTTCGGCGTCTTGGGCGCAGGGGCCGGTGCGCCTCGGGGCGCGCCGGGAGCGCCACCGGGACGGCGGAAAGCGGGACGCGCCTCGCCGTCATCGGGACGGCTGCGCGGTGCGCCTGCTGAAGAGGGCGCCTGCCGAGCGGGCCGCGCGACGAGCGGCTCGGCCGTCGCATTGGCGTCGGGGCGCGGCGGCCGCGGCGGGTCGGCACGCGGACGGCGGACATCGAGGCTCGGTGGCCTTGCGCCGACATCACGCATCGGCGGACGCGGCCCACCGAATTCGCGCGATTCCCGTGGGCCCGACGGAGCCGGGCGCGGCGTCTGTACGTAGGTCGAAGCGGCGGGAGCGGCCGTGGGCGCTGCGTCGCGCACCGGCGCGGGCCGCGGCGGCGCAGCTTCCTCGTTCATGCGCTGGCGGGCTGCGCTTTCGGCGCGGCGCTTGTGCTCGTCTTCCTGCCGACGGCGGTCTTCTTCCTCGCGCTGGCGGGCCTGGGCGGCGTCGCGCTCGGCGCGTTCACGCTGTTCGCGGGCGGCGCGCTGGCGCGCTTCCTCCTCGGCGTGGGAGCGGGCTTCAGCCTCGCTGGCGCGCGCATCGGAGAGGGCGCGCTGGCGCGCGTCCTTCTCGTCGTCCGAGAGCGTGCGCAGCAACATGCCGCTGGCCGGCCGGTTGACCTGCGGCGCTGCCTGAGGCGGCTGCGGCCGCGTGGGAGCCGGAGCCTGGGGCGGCTGGGGCGCGCGTGCTACAGGAGCCGGCGCGGGCTCGTGGCCAGCGGCGCGGCGCTTGACCTCAACGACGACCTGCTTCGAGCGCCCATGCGAGAAGCTCTGCCGGACCGTGCTCTGTTCGACAGGCCGCTTCAGCGACAACGTCTTGGGAGGCGTCACGCTCAAGGTCTTGTCGCCGGGGGTCTTGGTATCACTCATTCCGCGTTCGGTCCTACCGGTTCGGTCTTCGTCTGGTCACGTGCGTCGGATTCAGTCGGGTCCATGAACGCCGTTTCGCCAGCATCGTTCGTCCGAAACCGGACGAGCCGACGCCAGCGCGCGAGGAAACCCTCAGTCGCCGGACCCGGAGCAAGCGCTGCATGTATCACATGCTCACGCCCGAGCGCCAGTTCCAGTTCGGCCGAGGCGAAAATCGCCACGACCGGTATCTCTTTGGGCGTCGACGCCCGTCGGAGCGCCTGGCCGATCTTGCGTCTGCCGTCCTCGGCGCCGTCGCTGGCGGCGATCACCGCGGCTGTGCGCCCGGCTCCCGCCTGTGCCTCGACCTTGGCAAAGCCGGTCGAGACCAGCCCTGCCTTGTTCGCCATGGCAAGCGCCTGGATCGCGTCCCTGACCAGCAAGGCATCGACCTCGGCGGCGAGATCAGGCGAAACCGCGACCTTCACCTTCAGCGAGCGCTCGAAGGCGCGCCGCTTCACCGCTTCGCCGACTGCCGCAGCGCTGAGAGAGACCCAGACGCCGCGTCCCGGCAATTTGCGCCTGATGTCCGGCACCAGCACGTCGCCGGGGCCGACCACGAAGCGGATCAAATCCTCCGGCGCCCGCGCCTGCCGCGTCACCGCGCAGGTCCGTTCCGGCCCCTCGCGCAGGCCGCGCCGGCTCATCTCGATGTCGCTCCGGCTCAGGCCTGCGACTCCTCGGTCTCGGCTTCGGCTTCAGCGTCGGGCTCCGGCGCCTCGACCCAGCCCGCCTTGATGCGGGCTGCCATCACGATCGCCTCGGCGTCCTGCCGCGACAGGTCGAAACCGTCGAGATAGCCGGAATGACGGGTGTTCTCGCCATCCTTGCGCTCGGTCCAGCCGACGAGGTCGTCGGTGGCGCAGCCGGCGAGGTCCTCGATGCTCTTCACCTCGTTCTCGCCGAGCGCCACCATCATCGCGGTGGTGATGCCTTCGACCTCACGCAGCTCGTCCTCGACACCGAGCGCCTTGCGCTTTTCGTCGAACTCAGCCTCGATCGCAGCGAGATATTCCTGGGCGCGGCTCTGGATCTCGGCGGCGGTGTCCTCGTCGAAGCCCTCGATCGAGGACAGCTCGGTCGGCTCGACATAGGCGACCTCCTCGACCGAGCGGAAGCCCTCCGAGGCGAGCAGCTGGCCGACCGTCTCATCGACGTTGAGCGCGTTCATGAACAGCTCGGTGCGCTGCACGAACTCTTTCTGGCGGCGCTCCGATTCCTCGGCTTCGGTCAGGATGTCGATATCCCAGCCGGTGAGCTGCGAGGCGAGGCGAACGTTCTGGCCGCGGCGGCCGATGGCGAGCGAGAGCTGCTCGTCCGGCACCACGACCTCGATCTTGTCGGCTTCCTCGTCGAGCACGACCTTGGCGACTTCTGCCGGCTGCAGCGCGTTGACGACGAAGGTCGCGACATCCGGCGACCATGGGATGATGTCGATCTTCTCGCCCTGCAACTCGCCGACCACGGCCTGCACGCGCGAGCCGCGCATGCCGACGCAGGCGCCGACCGGATCGATCGAGGAATCGCGCGAGATCACCGCGATCTTGGCGCGCGAGCCCGGATCGCGGGCAACGGCCTTCACTTCGACGATCCCGTCATAGATCTCCGGCACTTCCTGGCCGAACAGCTTGGCCATGAACTGCGGATGGGTGCGCGACAGAAAGATCTGCGGGCCGCGCGGCTCGCGGCGCACGTCGTAGACATAGGCGCGGGCACGATCGCCGACCTTGAAGGTCTCGCGCGGGATCATCTCGTCGCGGCGGATGATCGCCTCGCCGCGGCCGAGATCGACGAAGACATTGCCGTATTCGACGCGCTTGACCGCGCCGTTGACGATCTCGCCGATGCGATCCTTGTACTCGTCATACTGCCGGTCGCGCTCGGCCTCGCGCACCTTCTGCACGATGACCTGCTTGGCCGACTGGGCGGCGATGCGGCCGAAATCGAAGGGCGGCAGCGGGTCGGCGATGACATCGCCGACCTGGGCGGCCGGGTTGTGGCGCTTGGCTTCGTCGACCGTGATCTCGACGGCGCCGTTCTCGACGAGATCGACGACCTGGAGATGGCGCGCCAGCCTGAGTTCGCCCGATTTCGTGTTGATCTCGGCATGGACGTCGGTCTCGGCGCCGTAGCGTGAGCGCGCCGCCTTGGCGATCGCGTCCTGCATCGCGTCGATCACGATCTGGCGGTCGATCGACTTCTCGCGGGCGACCGCCTCGGCGATCTGCAACAGCTCGAGCCGGTTGGCGCTGACAGCCATGGCGCTCACTCCTTTTTCTGTGTGTTCTGCACCGGCCCCTTGAGACCCTTGCCCGGCTTGCGGGCCTTGGGATCGCGGGGACCGAGCGACTTGCCGCGCCCGGGCGCGGGCTGGGCGATCTCGTCGGCAGGCGGCATGTGCGGCGCAAGGCCGGACTTGCCGCGCCTGAGCGACTCGGTGACGAGCGCGTCGGTCAGCATCAGGCGCGCCTCGACGATCAGGCGCATCGGGATCGCGACGTCGCGCTCCTCATCCGTCTTGGCGTCGTCGCGCGTCAGCAGGGCATCGGTGCCGCTGGCACCACGCAGGATGCCACGAAAGCGCTTGCGGCCGGCATGGGGCTCGCTGGTCTCAATCTTCGTCAGATGGCCGGCCCAGCGTTCGAAATCACTTGGCCTGACCAGCGGGCGGTCGATGCCCGGCGACGATACCTCAAGATGATAGGCCGCCTGGATCGGATCGTCGACATCGAGCGCCGGCGAAACCGCCTGGCTCACGGCCTCGCAGCCTTCGACGTTCATCGTGCCGTCGGGCAGCTCGGCCATGATCTGGACGGTGCAGCCGTTCTGGGCGCTGATGCGCACGCGCACCAGTCGGTAGCCGAGATTCATGATCGCCGGCTCGATGATCGCCGCAACGCGCGCGGCGACGCCGCTCTCGACGACGATCCGTGCTTCCTGATCCTGAACGTTCTGACCGCCCATTCCGATGGCTCGCCCGTCTCCTGCGGCTGCAAAAGGCTCGAGGTAGGGGTCCGGCCAAAAAAAAGAGCGGGCCGGTGGGCCCGCTCTTGATCGCCGGCTTACACCGAAACCAGAGCTGTTGGCCGCTATCTAGTCCTGTTTCGACGATCTTGCAAGCGCCTCCGCGATTGCGGCGATCCCGCTAACCCGCTGGTCATTCTTGGTTGCTACAACAAGAGAAAGGTATGTCGCGAGGTTGCGTGATGAGTTCTGTCGGTGCGTTGCTGCGCGATCTCGAGACAACGATGGGGCGCGGCTCGAGCGGCGAGCGCGCCGCGATCCTGGCACGGTTGACGGACCTCTTCGTCAGCACGGCCAAGGGTATGGGCGAGGACCAGGTCGGTGTCTTCGACGTGGTCATCGGCCGACTGGCCCGCGCGATCGAGATGCGAGCGCGTATCGAGCTGGCTGAGCGGCTGGCGCCCGTCCCCAATGCGCCGAGCGGCGTCATGCGCCAGCTCGCGCTCGACGAGATTGCGGTCGCCCGGCCGGTTCTCGTCGGCTCGCCTCGCCTCAGCGACCATGATCTCGTCGCCATCGCAGCAGCCAAGGGGCGCGACCACATGCTCGCCATCACGGAGCGCCCCGATCTCGGCGAGCCGGTCACCGATTTTCTGATCCTGCGCGGCGGGCGTGTCGTGACGCATGCCGTCGCTGCCAACCAGACCGCCCGCTTTTCGCGTCATGGCATGGGCGTTCTCGTCATGCGCGCCGCACAGGATGATGGTTTGCAGGCGACGCTCGGCGCCCGCGCCGACATTCCGGCCGATCTCGCCGAACAATTGATGTCTGCGGCCAAGTCCTCGGTCCGCCGCCGCCTTGAAGCCTCGCTCGAGC
This sequence is a window from Bosea vestrisii. Protein-coding genes within it:
- the rimP gene encoding ribosome maturation factor RimP, whose protein sequence is MGGQNVQDQEARIVVESGVAARVAAIIEPAIMNLGYRLVRVRISAQNGCTVQIMAELPDGTMNVEGCEAVSQAVSPALDVDDPIQAAYHLEVSSPGIDRPLVRPSDFERWAGHLTKIETSEPHAGRKRFRGILRGASGTDALLTRDDAKTDEERDVAIPMRLIVEARLMLTDALVTESLRRGKSGLAPHMPPADEIAQPAPGRGKSLGPRDPKARKPGKGLKGPVQNTQKKE
- the nusA gene encoding transcription termination factor NusA gives rise to the protein MAVSANRLELLQIAEAVAREKSIDRQIVIDAMQDAIAKAARSRYGAETDVHAEINTKSGELRLARHLQVVDLVENGAVEITVDEAKRHNPAAQVGDVIADPLPPFDFGRIAAQSAKQVIVQKVREAERDRQYDEYKDRIGEIVNGAVKRVEYGNVFVDLGRGEAIIRRDEMIPRETFKVGDRARAYVYDVRREPRGPQIFLSRTHPQFMAKLFGQEVPEIYDGIVEVKAVARDPGSRAKIAVISRDSSIDPVGACVGMRGSRVQAVVGELQGEKIDIIPWSPDVATFVVNALQPAEVAKVVLDEEADKIEVVVPDEQLSLAIGRRGQNVRLASQLTGWDIDILTEAEESERRQKEFVQRTELFMNALNVDETVGQLLASEGFRSVEEVAYVEPTELSSIEGFDEDTAAEIQSRAQEYLAAIEAEFDEKRKALGVEDELREVEGITTAMMVALGENEVKSIEDLAGCATDDLVGWTERKDGENTRHSGYLDGFDLSRQDAEAIVMAARIKAGWVEAPEPDAEAEAETEESQA
- a CDS encoding DUF2336 domain-containing protein — its product is MSSVGALLRDLETTMGRGSSGERAAILARLTDLFVSTAKGMGEDQVGVFDVVIGRLARAIEMRARIELAERLAPVPNAPSGVMRQLALDEIAVARPVLVGSPRLSDHDLVAIAAAKGRDHMLAITERPDLGEPVTDFLILRGGRVVTHAVAANQTARFSRHGMGVLVMRAAQDDGLQATLGARADIPADLAEQLMSAAKSSVRRRLEASLEPTLMGAVAGAVERGAEAVSVQATIGDELGRFGKALADVKALDEAAKLDESVIAQYATSGAVEHAICGVATLARLTLPATEQIVFGPDRDAVLLVARGMGWSWETTKALIGLRKSDGKSAALLERARQSFRNLTPTTAQRVLGFLRMRDGAQSDSSAPARP
- a CDS encoding RNA-binding protein codes for the protein MSRRGLREGPERTCAVTRQARAPEDLIRFVVGPGDVLVPDIRRKLPGRGVWVSLSAAAVGEAVKRRAFERSLKVKVAVSPDLAAEVDALLVRDAIQALAMANKAGLVSTGFAKVEAQAGAGRTAAVIAASDGAEDGRRKIGQALRRASTPKEIPVVAIFASAELELALGREHVIHAALAPGPATEGFLARWRRLVRFRTNDAGETAFMDPTESDARDQTKTEPVGPNAE